The following are encoded in a window of Streptococcus pasteurianus genomic DNA:
- a CDS encoding thymidylate synthase: MTKADVIFKENIKKIMEEGVFSENARPVYQNGGQANSKYVTGAFAEYDLSKGEFPITTLRPIPIKSAIREIFWIYQDQTNDLSVLNDKYNVKYWNDWEVDNSGTIGERYGAVVKKHDIIRKILKQLEENPWNRRNVISLWDYEAFENTDGLLPCAFQTMYDVRRVDGEIYLDATLTQRSNDMLVSHHINAMQYVALQMMIAKHFGWKVGKFFYFVNNLHIYDNQFEQARELISRESTDCKPRLVLNVPDGTDFFDIKPEDFELVDYEPVKPQIKFDLAI, from the coding sequence ATGACAAAAGCTGATGTGATTTTTAAAGAAAATATCAAAAAAATTATGGAAGAAGGTGTCTTTTCAGAAAATGCTCGCCCTGTTTACCAAAACGGTGGACAAGCTAATTCAAAATACGTTACGGGAGCGTTTGCTGAATATGATTTGAGTAAGGGGGAATTTCCGATTACAACCCTCCGCCCTATTCCGATTAAAAGTGCTATTCGCGAAATCTTTTGGATTTATCAAGACCAAACGAATGATTTATCAGTTTTAAATGATAAATACAATGTCAAATATTGGAATGACTGGGAAGTTGACAACTCTGGAACGATTGGCGAACGTTATGGTGCTGTTGTCAAAAAACACGACATTATCCGTAAAATATTGAAACAATTAGAGGAAAATCCATGGAATCGTCGTAATGTCATCTCACTTTGGGATTACGAAGCTTTTGAAAATACAGACGGACTTTTGCCATGTGCTTTTCAAACAATGTATGATGTGCGTCGTGTTGACGGTGAGATTTACCTTGATGCAACTTTGACTCAACGTTCAAATGATATGCTTGTTTCACACCACATCAATGCTATGCAATATGTTGCCCTTCAAATGATGATTGCTAAGCATTTTGGTTGGAAAGTGGGAAAATTCTTCTACTTTGTCAATAACTTGCATATCTACGATAATCAATTCGAGCAAGCTCGAGAATTGATTTCTCGCGAATCTACGGATTGTAAACCACGTTTGGTACTCAACGTGCCAGACGGAACAGATTTCTTTGATATTAAACCAGAAGATTTT